The DNA window TGCATTAATGAAAGCGTCGCAAGCTCTGTCGGATGAAATTGTATTAGACAAACTTCTGACAAAATTGATGACGGTCTTGATGGAAAATGCGGGAGCGGAACGGGGATGTTTGCTCCTGGAAAGCAAGGGGCAATTACACATTGAAGCAAATGCTACTGTAGATCCCCATTGCATTTCAGTTCTACAGACAATTCCTGTGGAAAGTGAACCTGCAAAGGAATTGATTTCTCTGGCGATCGTTCACTATGTCACCCGAACCCGTACCAGCGTTGTACTTAATGATGCCATTCAGGACAATCGCTTTAACCGGGATAGTTATATTCTCAAGCACCAACCAAAATCAATTCTTTGCACACCCTTATTACATCAGAGAAAGCTGTCTGGCATCCTATACCTGGAAAATAACCTGACAACAGACGCCTTTACACCAGAGCGGCTTGAGATTTTGCAACTCCTTTCAACTCAGGCTGCAATTGCCCTGGACAATGCCCAACTCTATAATCAGTTGGAATTGCGCGTACAGGAACGAACCCTGGAGCTAACCCAGGCAAACCATCAACTGCAAGCTGAGATTTTAGAACGCCAGCGATCGGAGCAAACCCTCCGGATGATTGTAGAAGGCACGGCTCCAGTCGTCGGGGCAGATTTTTTCCGATCGCTGGTGCGTTCTCTGGCCCAGGCACTCAATGTTCGTTACGCGTTCATTAGTGAATGCATGGATGCATTGCCAACCCGGGTGCGTAGCTTTGGCTTCTGGCAGGGAGATGGATTCGGCGACGAGTTTGAGTACGACCTGCACGGAACCCCCTGTGAGCGCATTATCAACAGCAGAGGCTGTCAGTGTTTTCCCGATCAGATCCAGTCCCGCTTTCCTGATGATGCAGACCTGAAAACCATGCAGGCACAAAGCTACGCTGGAATTGTATTACTGGACTCAACCGGAAACCTGTTAGGACATTTGGCCGTATTGGATGATAAACCCCTGGAAAATGAATCTCGCACGCGGGCAGTGTTGGAGATTTTCGCAGCCCGTGCTGCGGCTGAAATGGAGCGCAAACAAGCAGAAGATGCCCTCCGAGTTTCTGAGACAAAATTTTCGACTGCTTTTCAATCCTCTCCCGATGCCATCACCATCAGTACCCTCAAAGATGGATGCTACATCGAAGTCAATGACAGTTGTCTGCGAATGCTCGGTTATAGCCGTGCAGAAATGCTTGGACGAAGTGCCCCAGAATTAAAAGTTTGGGCAGAACCCCAGGATCGGGACTCTATTACGCAACGCTTGCAACAGCAAGGAAGTGTGACCAATCTAGAAATCAAACTGCGCCGCAAATCGGGTGAAATCTTTCCTGCCCTGTTTTCAGCCGAGGTGATTCATTTAGAAGAGGAACCCTGTCTGTTAGCCGTTGCGGCTGATATTACCATGCTCAAGCAAGCGGAAAAAGCACTGGAACGGTTAGCAGAAATTGGCGAACTCGCAGCCATGATTGTTCACGAAGTCCGCAATCCATTAACCACGATTTCGATGGGCTTAAATGCGTTTAAAAAACTACATCTCTCAGAGCGGTTTCAGGAGTATCTTTCCCTGTCCTTAGACGAAGCCGATCGCCTTCAACGCCTGCTCAATCAGATTCTTCTCTATTCCAGACCGCAAGCCCTCCAACGATCGCAGCTAGAGTTAAACCCGTTCATTTCCGAAACGTTAACCACCTTAAGGACCATTCCTGCTGCTGCTGGGAAATCCCTGCAATTGATCGCTGCCAATGAACCTGTAACCGTATTAGCCGATCGCGATAAATTGAAGCAGGTTTTAATTAATATCGTCACGAATGCCTGTGAAGCAGTCAGCGAAGGGGAAGTGATCACCGTCCAGCTCCAAAAACGTGCGCCTGAGCAGATTCAGATTCGGGTTCATAACGGAGGTGCCCCCATTCCTGCGGATGTTTTGCCAAAGCTAACCAGACCCTTCTTTACCACAAAAGCGAGTGGAACAGGTCTGGGGTTGGCGATCGTCCAGCGGATTGTTCAAGCCCACGATGGCGAATTTCGGATCGAATCATCGGCAGCAACGGGAACCATCGTCACAATCCAACTACCCTTAGCACCAGAAGTGGCAGATCAGCTCGGATGATTCCAAACCCTTTCAAAATGGGGGGTTGAGTTGGTTCTTGATTGCACGTTTATTGGTTACGGTAAACCAAAGAATGACAAGAAATATTGAATAAAACTAACCAGGGGAGGCGAAAAAGGTAATCCCTAGAGCATCGGTACAGTATTTCGAGAAACCGGGTTTCTGGTGAGGATATTCAGCGAAAATTGAGCATCTCACAGCAGAAACCCGGTTTCTGTACCGGCGTTCTAGTGGGCTAGGCAGAGCGTTTAGTCCGTTTATTGATATACACTCAGTCCGTCGGCCTCGTCTAGCATCTGCTCTAAGGATGTAGTCGCATCGACCTGGCAAGTCGCTAAACCAATACTCATTGACAATTGATAGGTGCTGCCCAAGGTCTGATTAAATGTGTTGATATTGTCCTGCAACCGCTCAATCATTCCATCGGGTTTTTCGCAATTTGGGATAAAAACAGCGAACTCATCCCCCCCCAGGCGTGCTAAAACATCTGAGCCCCGAAACGTTGTTTGCAGAACTCGGGCAGCATCCCCGATTAAGCGGTTTCCCACCTCATGTCCTTGCAGGTCATTGACCTGTTTTAAGCCATCCAGGTCGATAAACAGGAGACAGACTGAGGTATTCATGCGACCGGCAAGTTTGAGTTGTTGCTCGACTAGCAAAAGAAACCCTCGGCGATTATGTAAGCCTGTTAACTCATCCGTAATTGAGAGCCGTCTCACCTCTGCTTCCGCTGCTTGACGTTCAAGCATCTCTGCTCGCAGGCTGATATTGGCGAATTCTAACTCAGCTGTGCGGCTCTGTACTCGTTGCTCAAGCTCTGTGTAAACGCGCACATTTTCAATGGCGACAGCCGTTGTATCTGCTAGAGCCTGAAGAACTTCCACTTCTTCGTAATTGGGTTGATGGCGTTCAGCCCAGTACACGCCGATCGCGCCGATCGGATCGATCGTTCGAATGGGCACCATGGCTAAGCTTCTGACAAACGTGGGTTGATAGGCAGCCGCAGGAATTCGTTCATCCCCATAAATATTTTCAATAATAGCTGGCTGCCGATTTTGCATCACCCAACCCCCAATACAAATCTTCAACGGAAACCGTTGTCCTTTCCAGAGGGGAGAGATTGCGTGCTCATCGGCATAGAAACACTCATCCTTGTCCTTTAAAACAAAGCTGGCACCATCGGACTGGGTTAACTCCCGCGCTGCCACTCGGACAATTGCCATAATGTTCTCAAGTGTACGAGCCAGGGAAAGTTCTTGAACAACCTGAAGTAGGCGCTTGATTATCCAAGAATGGAATGATGGGCAGGGGGCAGGAGCAGAGTTAGAAGAGGGTGAAGCAAAAGAATTCATAGGCATATCTCTTCCTAGCAAGTAGGGAGACTTTAAAGGCTAAAAACAACGGGACGGGTTAAGTCCCATCTATCCTTCATCAAAGACTTACATACAATAATAAAGTCTTTATTAAAACTACCAAATGTGGAATATACGGATGCGAGGGTAAAATTTGTTTTCCTTTTGTTCTGGTATGAAATTAATATTTCTCAGCGAGTCGGGAGCAGGATGTTATTTCTCAGCGAGTCCCTAAGTTGTAAAACCTCAAGCGAGGTAAAAAACCGGGAACGAGTACGGTACATCGAAGACATTAGCACCATACTCCATCGTCCACCGCTGTTAGAACGGGTTTTTGCCACTCCCATCTATGTTGCATTAAAGGCTTACTCACATCTTGCACCATTCTCAACAAGGGCAGAGAAACCGGGTTTTTAAACCAAATATCAAGGGTTTCACGCATTCATTCTCGCAAGAAACCCGGTTTCTAAGACTGCTGCAAAATCTCAGCTTACGTACAATAGTAAAGTCTCCATTAAAACGACCAAATCTAGAATATACAGAGGCGAGGGTAAAAAACTTTTCTTTTTGGTCTGAAATAGAACAAAGATTAAGAACTGTGACTATCACAAAATATTAACGGTCCAAACCTTTCATCCTTAATTTCGAGGAGGATGCCATCGGCTATAAGGAGAAAGGTACCAAACAGTGATTTAACCAATGCGGTTTTTAGTGATTGATAATGACTCCCACCAACGGTGGTTAATTTCGAGGGAATTACGGCGCGAGTTTTCCCAGGCAGAAGTGAACGAAATTATTGATACAGATAGTTTAGAGCAAGCTTTAACGGTTGGTAATTTTGACCTTGCCGTCACAGATTATCAACTGCACTGGAGTAATGGCTTAGAGATTGTTCGATTGCTTAAAGAGCGTTATCCCGATCGCCCGGTCATTATGTTTACCGA is part of the Kovacikia minuta CCNUW1 genome and encodes:
- a CDS encoding GAF domain-containing sensor histidine kinase, which codes for MKASQALSDEIVLDKLLTKLMTVLMENAGAERGCLLLESKGQLHIEANATVDPHCISVLQTIPVESEPAKELISLAIVHYVTRTRTSVVLNDAIQDNRFNRDSYILKHQPKSILCTPLLHQRKLSGILYLENNLTTDAFTPERLEILQLLSTQAAIALDNAQLYNQLELRVQERTLELTQANHQLQAEILERQRSEQTLRMIVEGTAPVVGADFFRSLVRSLAQALNVRYAFISECMDALPTRVRSFGFWQGDGFGDEFEYDLHGTPCERIINSRGCQCFPDQIQSRFPDDADLKTMQAQSYAGIVLLDSTGNLLGHLAVLDDKPLENESRTRAVLEIFAARAAAEMERKQAEDALRVSETKFSTAFQSSPDAITISTLKDGCYIEVNDSCLRMLGYSRAEMLGRSAPELKVWAEPQDRDSITQRLQQQGSVTNLEIKLRRKSGEIFPALFSAEVIHLEEEPCLLAVAADITMLKQAEKALERLAEIGELAAMIVHEVRNPLTTISMGLNAFKKLHLSERFQEYLSLSLDEADRLQRLLNQILLYSRPQALQRSQLELNPFISETLTTLRTIPAAAGKSLQLIAANEPVTVLADRDKLKQVLINIVTNACEAVSEGEVITVQLQKRAPEQIQIRVHNGGAPIPADVLPKLTRPFFTTKASGTGLGLAIVQRIVQAHDGEFRIESSAATGTIVTIQLPLAPEVADQLG
- a CDS encoding GGDEF domain-containing protein, with product MAIVRVAARELTQSDGASFVLKDKDECFYADEHAISPLWKGQRFPLKICIGGWVMQNRQPAIIENIYGDERIPAAAYQPTFVRSLAMVPIRTIDPIGAIGVYWAERHQPNYEEVEVLQALADTTAVAIENVRVYTELEQRVQSRTAELEFANISLRAEMLERQAAEAEVRRLSITDELTGLHNRRGFLLLVEQQLKLAGRMNTSVCLLFIDLDGLKQVNDLQGHEVGNRLIGDAARVLQTTFRGSDVLARLGGDEFAVFIPNCEKPDGMIERLQDNINTFNQTLGSTYQLSMSIGLATCQVDATTSLEQMLDEADGLSVYQ